The genomic stretch CGCCGCCAACGGCGAAGATGTGTCCGGTCCATTGCCCACTGAAGCGATGGCGATTGAGGTAGCCGCGGTGCTTGATTACACGCCTCCTGCACCGAAGCGTCGCGGCAAGGATCAGGACTGATCAGCTGTAACGCATCCAGAGCCCTGCCATTGCGCGGGGCTTTTTTTGAACATGAAGATGTGGCCAATCGCTATAACCTTTTCATGCCGGCGCTGTCATAGCGTCTAGCCCTCTCCTTCCGAAGACGACATCGCCATGAACACCCGTACGCTGCACCGCATGCTGCCCCTGTTAGCACTTCTGGCCCTGGCCGGCTGCGCCAGCTCTCAACCCACTTACCTGGACAACGGCGAGCAAGGGTTGAGCATCGATTGCTCCGGCGAGGCCAATTCCTGGGCAACCTGTTATGAAAAGGCTGACGCCTCCTGCGCCGGCACCGGCTATCGCATCGTCGGAACCGATGGCACACCGGCGTCCAAGGAAAGCGACAAAACGCTGGGTATCGATGTCGGCAACTACAAGAACCGTAGTGTCGTGGTGGTCTGCAAGTAAGTTTTACATGTGAATTTCGGCGAACTTGATCCCCAACCCGCGAACGACCTCAATCAGGTCATCCAGACGGCCAAACGATTCGACTTCGTCGTTTTCATCCACCAGAAAATAACTGCGCCCGGCGCTCTTCTTGAAAAACACGATCCATTCACCCGAATTCGCCGGGTTCTGAATCACATGGGTGGCCGCGATCAGCCCCTCTTTATGGCGCTCGCGCACCTGTTCTCGCTTCATGCACATCTCCAGAAATGACAATGCCGCCCAGGCGTGACCTGGACGGCATCAATACCGATGACTGATAGTTTATCAGCCGGAAATGCACACCGTGGCGGCATTGCGCACATCCCTTGGACGTATCGGCACGTTGGACATGCGCTCGTGCAACTTGATGCTGCTGCCGCCGGAGCGGTCCTCAATGTCAAACACCGCTGCCGGGCCGGACGACAACTTCCCTGGCACGATCACCCGAACCCCGTCCTTGTGCGGCTCCATTTGCAGGGCCCCGCGGCTTTGCGCCAGCTTGTCGGCCAGACACTGTGCGTACTCGTGGGGTTTCTTGCCGGAAATGACGCTCATGGTCGGCAGTGTTTCATTGATTTCCGAAACACTTGCGCAACCACCCATCGCCAATGCCAACGGCACAAAGACCACACCCCACTTCATACAGAATCTCCTATAAAGACCCTCGGACAGCGTGAATGCCGTTTTTCTCCGAGGCTCATTGCATTTAACGCACATGAAATCGCGAATAACTGTTTTTAATTGTCAAAGCGGCGCCCGACGGCCGGATAATAACCTGTCCGGGCTGATAAACTGCGCCAATCGACCCTGCTATCGTTTTGATTTTGTAGAAAAAGCCCTTCTGGAGGCGCCCATGAAATTTATTCACCAGCGCGAGCACCTCAACGAAGACGACATCGTCGTCATCCAGTGCTCACAAACCTGCAACATCCGTCTGATGAACGACGCCAACTTCCGCAGCTTCAAGAACGGCGGCCGTCACACCTATCACGGCGGCGCGTTCGACACCTTTCCGGCCCGCATCACCGCGCCGAGCACCGGGTTCTGGAACATCACCATCGACACCGTCAACCGCCGTGCGATCAGCGTGACCCGCAAGCCGACCCTGACGCACTCGATCAAGATCATCCGTCGCTCCAGCTCGAAACTCAGCTGATCGGCTCCTTCAACGCAATCAGGTAAGCATGACCGTGGCCCAAACGACCAAATACGTCATCAAGTACAAACTGAACGGCGAGCGCCGCTTCGAATTCGCCCAGCTGGAAAACGGCACGCCGGAAGAAGCCAAGGCTGCGCTGGATGCCCTGCACGGCCAGAGCGAAGACGTGATCAGCGACATCAGCGTCAGCAAGGCGTTGTAAGACGCGGGTGACAATTCGACCGCAAGCGCCGGAGTGTTCCGGCCTGGCGGGCTGCCTAGACTGATCACCTGGACGCAAGCCAAGGAATCAGTATGCCGATGTCACCCGACTCTCCCCTCGACGCGCTCGACTGGGTCGCACTGGAACAACAGCTGGATCAGGACGGCTGCGCCATCATCCGTTCGCTGTTGCGCCCGCAAACCTGTGATCGCCTGAGTGCGCTGTACCCGCAAAGCGAACCGTTCCGCTCACAGGTGATCATGGCCCGCCACGGTTTCGGTCGCGGCGAATACAAGTATCTGCGCTACCCGTTGCCTCCATTGGTGGAGCGCCTGCGCAATGCGCTTTATCCGCGCCTTGTTCCCCTGGCCAATCGCTGGCATGAACGAATGGGCTTGCCGCAACGTTTTCCACCCCTGCACAGCGAGTTTCTTGCGCGCTGTCATGCCGCCGGTCAACTGCGGCCAACCCCGCTCTTGCTGCAATACGGCCCACAGGACTACAACTGTTTGCATCAGGACCTGTACGGCGAACACGTCTTCCCGCTGCAAGTCGCGATTCTTCTGTCAGAACCTGGCGAGGACTTCAGCGGCGGTGAGTTCGTCCTGACCGAACAACGCCCGAGAATGCAGTCTCGCCCACTGGTGATGGACCTGAAGAAAGGCGACGCGCTGATCTTTGCCGTCAACCAACGCCCGGTCAAAGGCGTGCGCGGCGACTATCGGGTCACCATGCGCCATGGCGTCAGCCGCCTGCACAGCGGAAAACGGCATACTCTGGGCATCATTTTTCACGACGCTACCTGACCATCATGCACACCCACTTCGATCTGTTCGCCGACACCGAATCCGAGCAGCCCCGACGCGCTGAGCAGATCGGCGAACAATCCTGGGTGCTGCGCGGCTTCGCCCTTCCCCGTATCGAACAATTATTGCCGGCTCTGAAATCGGTCATCGAACGCGCCCCGTTGCGACACATGATGACACCCGGCGGCTTCAGCATGTCAGTAGCCACCAGCAGTTGCGGAGCGCTTGGCTGGATCACCGACCGCAGCGGTTACCGTTACTCGGTCGATGACCCTCTCAGCCACCAGTCTTGGCCGGAGATGCCCGAAGTCTTTCGCGACCTGGCGCAGACAGCGGCGAAGCAAGTCGGATTTTCCGATTTCATACCGGACTCCTGCCTGATCAACCGTTATGTCCCCGGCGCGAAAATGTCTTTGCATCAGGACAAGGACGAACATTCCTACACTGCACCGATCGTTTCTCTGTCATTGGGTTTGCCCGCGATGTTCCTGTTCGGTGGTTTCGCCGGCAGCGACAGGAGCCAGCGCATTCCACTGCTGCACGGCGACATGGTGATCTGGGGTGGCGTTGATCGGCTGCGCTACCACGGCGTCCTGCCGGTCAAGTACGGCCGGCATCCGCAGTTGGGCGAACAGCGTTTCAACCTGACGTTTCGCACCGCCGGATAACCGCGCAAAGTTTGACCGCAAGGGCCGGAGTGTTACGGTTGGCGGCACTGGTTAACCTGAAATTCAACAGGTCAACGGACTCTCCATCATGAAAACGCTTTCGACCCCGCTGAACATTGAAGACGATCCACGCTGGTCCGCCGTCGTCGCCCGCGACCCACGGGCGGACGGTCAATTTGTCTACGCAGTGAAAACCACTGGCATCTATTGCCGTCCTAGCAGCCTGGCGCGTTTGCCTAAGCCGCAGAATGTCGAATTCTTCGACACCGCCGAAGAGGCCGAGGCAGCGGGTTATCGCCCCAGCAAACGGGCGAGCAAGGATCAAAGCGACGTGGCCGCGCAACATGCCGCAACGGTAGCCGCTGCGTGCCGACAGATCGAAACCGCCGAAACCCTGCCAGCGCTCAACGAACTGGCGGATGCCGCCGGCCTGAGCTCATTCCATTTCCATCGGGTATTCAAAGCCGCCACCGGCCTGACGCCCAAAGGGTACGCCGCCGCGCACCGCTCACGCAGAGTGCGGCAACGGTTGGCGGATGGCGACTCGGTAACCGACGCGTTGTACGACGCCGGCTTCAACTCCAACAGCCGTTTCTATGAAGCCGCCGACCAGTTGCTGGGCATGAAACCCGGCGACTTCCGGGCCGCCGGGCAAAACAACGACATTCGTTTTGCGGTCGGCCAATGCTCGCTCGGCGCCATTCTGGTGGCACAGAGTGATCGAGGAATTTGCGCGATTCTGTTGGGAGACGATCCCCATCAACTGGTCTGCGACCTGCAGGATCAATTTCGCCGGGCCAACCTGATCGGAGCCGACGCCGAGTTCGAACAACTGATCGCCCACGTCGTCGGCTTCATCGAAGCACCGGCCATCGGTCTCGATCTGCCACTGGATGTACGGGGCACCGCGTTTCAGGAACGGGTCTGGCAGGCGCTGCGCGAAATACCGGTTGGCAGCACCGCCAGTTATGCCGACATCGCCCAGCGCATCGGCTCGCCCAAAGCGGTTCGGGCCGTTGCCCAGGCCTGCGGCGCCAACAGCCTCGCGGTGGCGATCCCTTGCCATCGCGTGGTCCGCAGCGACGGCAACCTTTCGGGCTATCGCTGGGGCGTGGAGCGCAAGCGTGAGTTGTTGTCCCGGGAAACGCAGCCTTAGCGGATGCCGATGTAAATCGACACTGACTCGGGGCCGAAATAGGCCTCGAAGTCAGTGGCGTAACGTCGCTGAATCTGCGGATTGGCTTCGAAGTGTTTCCAGATCCGGCCCCAAGTGGCAATGACCGCATCGGGCAATGCGCCATGTCCCTGGAACACCAGATACTCACCGCTTTCGATCCGAATGGTTTCGAAATCCGTCTGCGGATTGACGACGGCAACACCCGCCGTCACATCGAATGCCCCCGAAGCATCCGATTCATAGGCCGAGTACACCCCGTAAATCGGCGACTCGGTCAACTTGCCGGGAATGACCTCCGCCAGGTTCTTGCCGAAGAATTGCCCCCACATCGGGCCGATTTTCGCGGTTTCGGCCTTGTGTTCTGCGGCGTTGGTGGTTCGAACGCGCAAGCCTGAGACCGTGAACGACTCAACGTGCTGTTGTTGTAGATCCATCGAAGTGCCACTCCCTTTTTTGAAGTGCGGCCCGGCAGGTCCGCGATGGCGCTTAATGTGTCAGCGATTAACATCCACGACAACCCGTCCGCGCAGCTGCCCGGCGAGCAACTTCGGGGCCGCTTCGATGGCTTCGCTGAGACCGATTTCGTGGCTGATCAGCGGCAACAGGGAAAAATCCAGATCCTTGGCCAGACGTTCCCAGGCCTCGATTCGACGCGCTTTGGGCTGGGTCACGCTGTTGATTCCGGCCAGCGTCACACCACGCAAGATGAAAGGCGCCACCGACGCCGGGAAATCCATGCCCTGAGCCAGACCGCACGCCGCGACAGTGCCCTCGGCGCGGGTGCTGGCGCAGGCGTTGGCCAATGTGTGGCTGCCGACCGAATCGATGACCGCCGCCCAACGCTCCTTCGCCAGTGGCTTGCCGGGCCCGGACAAGGTCGCACGATCAATGATTTCGCTGGCGCCCAATTGCTGCAGATACTCATGCTCCGACACCCGGCCGGTAGATGCCACCACGCGATAGCCAAGCTTGTGCAACAAGGCGATTGCAAAGCTGCCGACCCCACCATTGGCACCGGTAACCAATACTTCGCCCTGCTCCGGCGTCACGCCATTACGCTCCAGCGCCATGATGCACAGCATCGCCGTGTAGCCCGCCGTGCCAATGGCCATGGCTTGCGCGGCGGAAAACGCCTTGGGCAGTGGAATCAGCCAGTCGCCGTTGAGTCGGGCTTTCTGGGCCAGACCGCCCCAGTGATTTTCACCCACGCCCCAACCGTTGAGCAGCACCTGATCGCCAGTCTTATAGTCGGGATGCGAACTGACTTCGACCGTACCCGCCAGATCGATCCCCGGCACCATCGGAAATTTGCGCACCACCGGGCTGCTGCCGGTAATCGCCAGCCCGTCCTTGAAGTTGAGCGTGCTGTACGCGACTTGCACCGTCACATCGCCTTCAGGCAACTGCTGCTCGTCGATTTTCTGCAAGCTGGCGCGATAACCGCTGTCGTCTTTGTCGATCAGAATGCCGTTGAACATGATTGCCTCTCAGGAAATGAATTCAGGATCTCGTGGCATTCAAATAGCACAATGCAACATTTTGCCCCACTCGACCTTCCGCCAATCGCTGAAACCGCCGGATGATTCCGGATCGGCCGGCTATGCTCTTTCGACGGCTTCCACTTATCCCCGAGAAGCCCTTGTCGATGGAGCTGACAATGTCCCGCGCCCGCCCTTTTCTTGCCTGGCTGATGCTCTGTCTGTTGGCATTCAATACCGCTTGGGCGGCGCCTGCGGCCAAGACGGCAGACGCCACTGCCGTTGAGCCGACATGGCCGCAAGTCATCACCAGCGGCAAGTCAAAACTCACCGTGTATCAGCCACAGCTCGACAGCTGGGACGGCTACACCTTGCAGGCCCGCGCCGCCGTAGAAGCAACCGATGCTGCCGGCAAGTCGACTTATGGCATCGTCCAGTTCAGCGCTCACACGCTGGTCGACAAGACCACTCGCTGGGTCATGCTCGACCAGTACAAAATCATCAAGGCCGATTTCCCCGCAGACGCCAGCCAGGCAGAGATGTGGATCACGACACTGCAAAACGATGCGGCCAAGCGCAAGAAAACCATTTCACTCGATCAATTGGAGGCCGCCGTTGGCGTACTGACCGCCGAACAGAAAGCCGACACCGCGCCCCTGGAAAACACGCCACCGACCATCCTCAGCTCGGACGTGCCGGCCTTGCTTGTCTATATCGACGGTGAGGCTGCGTATCGCCAGGTCGACGGCACCGGATTGCAACGGGTGATCAACACCCGTCCTCTGCTGCTCAAGGACGCCCAGGGCAAACATTATCTGCATGTGTTCGATGGCTGGATGGTTGCCGATCAATTGACGGGGCCCTACGCCCTGCTCTCATCGCCTCCAGCGGATCTGGAGAAAGCCAAGAAAGCGGCGATCGAGAGCCGGCAGGTGGATCTGCTCACCGGGCAAAGCGATCCGAAGGACAAAGTGCCGAGCCTGGCCAAACCGCCGCAGCCAAAGATCTTCGTGGCCACGACCCCGACCGAACTGATCGTCACCGACGGTGCGCCACAGTGGCAGCCGATCCAGGGAACGCAATTGCTGTATGTCAGCAACACCACCGGGCACATCTTCAAGGAAATCGGCGACCAGAACAGTTATGTGCTGATCTCCGGCCGCTGGTTCCGCGCCGGTGACATGAACGGCCCGTGGACATTTACCCCGGCGGACAAACTGCCAGCAGACTTCGCCAACATCCCCGACGACAGTCCGAAAGAAAACGTCAAAGCCTCGGTCGCCGGGACGCCACAGGCCAAGGAAGCAGCCATTGCCGCCACCATTCCGCAGACGTCGGCAATCAAGAAAAGCGCGGTAAAAATGACGGCGCCACAATTTGACGGTGAGCCTCAACTCAAAGCCATCAGCGGGACCCCGCTTCAATATGTGATCAACAGCGCCACGCCGATCATCCGGGTCGACAACAACAGTTGGTACGCCGTGGAGAACGGCATCTGGTTCGTCGCCACGGCAGTGACCGGGCCATGGACCGTCGCCAGCTCAGTGCCAGCGGTGATTTATTCGATTCCGCCGAACTCGCCGATGCACTACCTCACTTACGTCAAAGTCTATGAGTCCAGTGGTGACACGGTCGTCGTCGGCTATACCCCGGGCTATCAGGGCTCGACGCTGGATCCGGCGACCGGCGTTGTGGTCTACGGCACCGGCTATCCGTACACGCCATGGGTTGGCAGCGTCTGGTATGGACCTCCGGTGACTTACGGCTTTGGCGTCGCCATTCGCTACACGCCGTGGACTGGCTGGACCTTCGGCTTCGGGTTCGGCTGGAGCTGGGGCGGCAGCACTGCCGCCATGGGCTGGGGCTGGGGCGCCTATCCATGGTGGGGCAATTACGGATGGGGTTACGCGTGGGGGCCGCACCTGTATCCGGCGCCATTGGCCTGGGGCGGCGCAGCCTACGGTTATCACGGTGGCGCCGTGGCCTGGGGCCCGGGCGGCTGGGCCGGTACTACCGGCAACATCTACCGGCAATGGGGTGATCGGGCGACCGTCAGCCGCTATGGCGCAGGCTACAACGCCTGGACCGGCAACCGCTGGGCTGGCCAGGTCGGTTCCTCCTACAACTCACGGACCGGGATTGCGACCGCTGGCCAGCGTGGGGCGGTACACAATGTCTACACCGGCAACTATGCAACTGGCCGCAGCGGTGAAGTGGTCGGGCCGAACGGCGGTGCGATTGCCGGGGGCCGGGTGACGGCAGGCAACGCTCGCAATGGCACTCAGGTAACGGCCAATCGTGGCGCCGTTTACAACCCGAACACCGGCAATACCACGCAATACGGCGGGATTCACGGACGCAACAGCGGCGCCGCGCGGGTTGGCGACAATGTTTACGCCGGGCATGACGGCAACGTCTACAAGAAAACCGATGACGGCTGGCAGTCGATGGTCAAGGGGGGCGCAACCCGCGCACCGGCCAACAACAATGCTCAGTTACAGAACCTCAATCGCGACTCCGCGGCGCGTAACGTTGGCAATCAGCGTCTGAACAACTTCCACAACTCTTCGCAGTTCATGAACCATTCATTCGGCGGAGGGGGCGGTGGACTTCATCGACGCTGACCCGAATCCCGCGAGGCTACAAATCTCGGCTGGCCCTGCACCCGGTTTTGCTGGTAAAAAAACCGGCTTCAGCTTCCCTGCCCTGCTTTGTCCTTCGGAGTCTTTTCCATGAACCAATGGCCAGATACGCGCATTCTTGACCTGCTCGGCATCGAATTGCCGATCATCCAGGGCCCGATGGCCGGTGCCACCAACTCGTCGATGGTCATTGCCGTGTGCAACGCGGGCGGTTTGGGATCAATGCCGGCAGCGATGTTGAGCATCGAGCAATTGCGCGAAGAACTGAAGGCCATCCGCCAGGGCACTGACAAACCTTTCAACGTCAACTTCTTCTGCCACCAGCCACCGGCCGCCGATGAACAGCGGGCGCGGGACTGGAAGAATCTGCTGGAGCCCTACTACCGCGAACTGGGTGCCGACTTCGATGCGCCGACGCCGGTATCCAACCGAGCGCCGTTTGATGTGGCGGCTTGCGAAGTGCTGGAAGAGTTTCGCCCTGAGGTGGTGAGTTTCCACTTCGGCCTGCCGGAAAAGTCCCTGCTGAACCGGGTCAAGGCCACCGGTGCGAAAATCCTGTCTTCGGCCACCAACGTCGATGAAGCCATCTGGCTGGAACAGAACGGTTGTGACGCGATCATCGCCATGGGCTACGAAGCCGGAGGCCATCGGGGCATGTTCCTCAGCGATGACCTGAGCAGCCAGGTCGGAACCTTTGCCCTCGTTCCGCAAATCGTCGACGCGGTCAAAGTGCCGGTGATTGCTGCCGGTGCGATCGCCGATGCACGAGGCGTTGCAGCGGCGTTCATGCTCGGTGCATCTGCTGCTCAGGTCGGAACGGCTTATCTGTTTACACCAGAGGCCAAAGTCAGTGCCTCTCATCACAAGGCGCTGCGCACGGCGAAAGACAGTGAGACCGCTATCACCAACCTGTTTACCGGGCGCCCGGCACGGGGAATTCTGAATCGAGTGATGCGTGAAGTGGGGCCGATGTCGGACAAAGCGCCGGCGTTTCCTTTGGCCGGCGGTGCCCTGATGCCATTGCGCGCCAAGGATGAGGCTGACTTCAGCAATCTCTGGGCCGGTCAGGCGTTTACGTTGGGCAAGGAGTTGAGCAGTGCTGAATTGACTCGGCAACTGGCCGAAGGAGCGCTCGCGAAACTGGCTCGGTAAAAAAGCACGGCAGACTGAGGGATTTCATGCCCTCACCTGCCTGCCTGAAACCAGCACTTTCCGTTTAGAGGTATTTCGCTATATATTCAGCTATATAGCGATTCACCCCCTCGCATCGGCGCAGTCTACCCCTCCAACAATAACTGCCCACTGCACTTGCCAACAACGGAGCTGTTACATGACCATTCGTGCCTCACGTTTTGCCCCTGCCCTGCTCGCGGTATTCGCCATCGGCGCCGCTCAGGCCGACGAAGTGCAAGTCGCCGTCGCGGCCAACTTCACTGCACCGATCCAGGCGATCGCCGCCGATTTCGAAAAAGACACCGGGCACAAACTGGTCGCGGCCTATGGCGCCACCGGGCAGTTCTACACCCAGATCAAGAACGGCGCGCCGTTCGAAGTGTTCCTCTCGGCTGACGACACCACCCCTGAGAAACTGGAAAAAGAAGGCGACACCGTCAAGGGCTCGCGCTTCACCTACGCCATCGGCACCCTGGCGCTATGGTCGGCCAAAGAAGGTTATGTCGACGCCAAAGGCGACGTTCTGAAGAAAAACGAATACCAACACCTTTCCATCGCCAACCCGAAAGCTGCGCCTTACGGCCTGGCTGCCACCCAGGTGCTGGAAAAGCTGAAATTGACTGATGCAACCAAAGCCAAAATCGTCGAAGGCCAGAACATCACTCAGGCTTATCAGTTCGTTTCCACCGGCAACGCTGAACTGGGCTTCGTTGCTCTCTCGCAGATCTACAAGGACGGCAAGGTCAGCAGCGGCTCGGCGTGGATCGTTCCGGCGAGCATGCACGACCCGATCAAACAGGACGCCGTCATCCTGAACAAAGGCAAGGACAACGCCGCTGCCAAGGCGCTGGTTGAATACCTCAAAGGCCCAAAAGCCGCTGCGGTGATCAAGTCCTACGGTTATCAGCTGTAAATGTCGCTGACGAGTGCCGATTTCGCGGCGATCTGGCTGACCCTGAAACTGGCGTCCCTGACCACCGCGATCCTGCTGGTCATCGGCACTCCGATTGCCCTGTGGCTGTCGCGCAGCCAGTCCTGGCTGCGCGGCCCCATCGGGGCGATTGTCGCCCTGCCCCTGGTGCTGCCGCCGACCGTCATCGGTTTTTATCTGTTGCTCGCACTCGGGCCTAATGGCTTTCTTGGGCATTTCACCCAGTGGCTGGGGCTCGGCACACTGACGTTCAGTTTCACCGGACTGGTCATCGGCTCGGTGCTCTATTCCATGCCCTTTGTGGTGCAGCCGTTGCAAAACGCTTTTTCCGCCATCGGCACTCGCCCCCTGGAAGTGGCGGCCACCTTGCGCGCCAATCCATGGGACACTTTTTTCAGCGTCATCCTGCCGCTCGCACGTCCCGGTTTCATTACGGCGGCGATCCTGGGTTTCGCCCATACCGTCGGCGAATTCGGCGTTGTACTGATGATCGGCGGCAATATTCCCGACAAGACCCGGGTGGTCTCGGTACAAATCTACGACCACGTCGAAGCCATGGAATACTCACAAGCACATTGGCTCGCCGGTGCGATGCTGGTGTTTTCGTTTCTGGTGTTGCTGGCGCTCTATTCCAGCCGCAAGTCGCGCGCAGGCTGGAGTTGATCGATGATTGAAGCACGCTTGAAACTCGCTTACTCCGGCTTCGGCCTGGATGTTGACCTGCACCTGCCCGGTCGTGGCGTGACCGCATTGTTCGGACAATCTGGCTCAGGCAAGACCACCTGCCTGCGTTGCATTGCCGGACTGGAACGGGCTTCGCACGCCTTTGTGCAAATCAACGACGAAATCTGGCAGGACAGCGAGAAAGGCATTTTCGTCCCGCCGCACAAACGTGCGCTCGGCTATGTCTTTCAGGAAGCGAGCCTGTTTCCGCACCTCTCGGTGCTGGCCAATCTGCAATTCGGCCTCAAGCGGATTGCCAGGAGTCAACGCCGGGTCGACATGGCACAGGCCACCGAACTGTTGGGAATCGGCCATTTACTGGAGCGTCATCCGCAGCATTTATCCGGTGGTGAACGTCAGCGTGTCGGCATCGCTCGGGCGCTCTTGACCAGTCCGAAACTGTTGCTGATGGACGAGCCGCTCGCGGCCCTCGACAGTCAGCGCAAAAGCGAAATCCTGCCTTACCTGCAACGGCTGCACGACGAACTCGATATCCCGGTTCTGTATGTCAGTCATGCCCAGGACGAAGTCGCGCGCCTGGCCGACCACCTGGTGCTGCTCGACAACGGCAAAGCGCTGGCCAGCGGTCCGATCGGCGAAACCCTCGCTCGCCTGGATCTGCCACTGGCAATGGGCGATGACGCCGGAGTGGTGATCGAGGGGCAGGTTATCTCCTACGATCACAACTACCAATTGCTCTGCCTGCAATTGCCCGACACGTTACTGAGCATTCGTGTGACCCACTCCCCCATGGAAGTCGGTCAGACGCTGCGCTGCAAAGTGCAGGCTCGCGATATCAGCCTGACCCTGCAAAACACTGAGCACAGCAGCATCCTCAATCGCCTGCCGGTCACGGTGGCCAGCGAAATGCCTGCCGACAATGCCGCTCATGTGCTGATCCGCCTTGATGCGGGCGGCACGCCTCTGCTGGCAAGAATCACCCGGTATTCGCGGGACCAGTTGGGCGTGCATGCGGGTCAACAATTGTGGGCACAGATCAAGGCTGTCGCGGTTCTGGCTTGAATCGGTCGGCACGACTGTCATGGCATGCGGTCAATCGCTGTAACAGCCTGATTGCCGCCAAGGATTCCCGCCATGCCCGATACCGCGCTGACCGATGTGTTGCCTTCGGACCTGCATTACGTCGATGA from Pseudomonas allokribbensis encodes the following:
- a CDS encoding DUF1883 domain-containing protein; this translates as MKFIHQREHLNEDDIVVIQCSQTCNIRLMNDANFRSFKNGGRHTYHGGAFDTFPARITAPSTGFWNITIDTVNRRAISVTRKPTLTHSIKIIRRSSSKLS
- a CDS encoding 2OG-Fe(II) oxygenase is translated as MPMSPDSPLDALDWVALEQQLDQDGCAIIRSLLRPQTCDRLSALYPQSEPFRSQVIMARHGFGRGEYKYLRYPLPPLVERLRNALYPRLVPLANRWHERMGLPQRFPPLHSEFLARCHAAGQLRPTPLLLQYGPQDYNCLHQDLYGEHVFPLQVAILLSEPGEDFSGGEFVLTEQRPRMQSRPLVMDLKKGDALIFAVNQRPVKGVRGDYRVTMRHGVSRLHSGKRHTLGIIFHDAT
- the alkB gene encoding DNA oxidative demethylase AlkB, with protein sequence MHTHFDLFADTESEQPRRAEQIGEQSWVLRGFALPRIEQLLPALKSVIERAPLRHMMTPGGFSMSVATSSCGALGWITDRSGYRYSVDDPLSHQSWPEMPEVFRDLAQTAAKQVGFSDFIPDSCLINRYVPGAKMSLHQDKDEHSYTAPIVSLSLGLPAMFLFGGFAGSDRSQRIPLLHGDMVIWGGVDRLRYHGVLPVKYGRHPQLGEQRFNLTFRTAG
- the ada gene encoding bifunctional DNA-binding transcriptional regulator/O6-methylguanine-DNA methyltransferase Ada — translated: MKTLSTPLNIEDDPRWSAVVARDPRADGQFVYAVKTTGIYCRPSSLARLPKPQNVEFFDTAEEAEAAGYRPSKRASKDQSDVAAQHAATVAAACRQIETAETLPALNELADAAGLSSFHFHRVFKAATGLTPKGYAAAHRSRRVRQRLADGDSVTDALYDAGFNSNSRFYEAADQLLGMKPGDFRAAGQNNDIRFAVGQCSLGAILVAQSDRGICAILLGDDPHQLVCDLQDQFRRANLIGADAEFEQLIAHVVGFIEAPAIGLDLPLDVRGTAFQERVWQALREIPVGSTASYADIAQRIGSPKAVRAVAQACGANSLAVAIPCHRVVRSDGNLSGYRWGVERKRELLSRETQP
- a CDS encoding GyrI-like domain-containing protein, producing the protein MDLQQQHVESFTVSGLRVRTTNAAEHKAETAKIGPMWGQFFGKNLAEVIPGKLTESPIYGVYSAYESDASGAFDVTAGVAVVNPQTDFETIRIESGEYLVFQGHGALPDAVIATWGRIWKHFEANPQIQRRYATDFEAYFGPESVSIYIGIR
- a CDS encoding MDR family oxidoreductase, which gives rise to MFNGILIDKDDSGYRASLQKIDEQQLPEGDVTVQVAYSTLNFKDGLAITGSSPVVRKFPMVPGIDLAGTVEVSSHPDYKTGDQVLLNGWGVGENHWGGLAQKARLNGDWLIPLPKAFSAAQAMAIGTAGYTAMLCIMALERNGVTPEQGEVLVTGANGGVGSFAIALLHKLGYRVVASTGRVSEHEYLQQLGASEIIDRATLSGPGKPLAKERWAAVIDSVGSHTLANACASTRAEGTVAACGLAQGMDFPASVAPFILRGVTLAGINSVTQPKARRIEAWERLAKDLDFSLLPLISHEIGLSEAIEAAPKLLAGQLRGRVVVDVNR
- a CDS encoding autotransporter encodes the protein MSRARPFLAWLMLCLLAFNTAWAAPAAKTADATAVEPTWPQVITSGKSKLTVYQPQLDSWDGYTLQARAAVEATDAAGKSTYGIVQFSAHTLVDKTTRWVMLDQYKIIKADFPADASQAEMWITTLQNDAAKRKKTISLDQLEAAVGVLTAEQKADTAPLENTPPTILSSDVPALLVYIDGEAAYRQVDGTGLQRVINTRPLLLKDAQGKHYLHVFDGWMVADQLTGPYALLSSPPADLEKAKKAAIESRQVDLLTGQSDPKDKVPSLAKPPQPKIFVATTPTELIVTDGAPQWQPIQGTQLLYVSNTTGHIFKEIGDQNSYVLISGRWFRAGDMNGPWTFTPADKLPADFANIPDDSPKENVKASVAGTPQAKEAAIAATIPQTSAIKKSAVKMTAPQFDGEPQLKAISGTPLQYVINSATPIIRVDNNSWYAVENGIWFVATAVTGPWTVASSVPAVIYSIPPNSPMHYLTYVKVYESSGDTVVVGYTPGYQGSTLDPATGVVVYGTGYPYTPWVGSVWYGPPVTYGFGVAIRYTPWTGWTFGFGFGWSWGGSTAAMGWGWGAYPWWGNYGWGYAWGPHLYPAPLAWGGAAYGYHGGAVAWGPGGWAGTTGNIYRQWGDRATVSRYGAGYNAWTGNRWAGQVGSSYNSRTGIATAGQRGAVHNVYTGNYATGRSGEVVGPNGGAIAGGRVTAGNARNGTQVTANRGAVYNPNTGNTTQYGGIHGRNSGAARVGDNVYAGHDGNVYKKTDDGWQSMVKGGATRAPANNNAQLQNLNRDSAARNVGNQRLNNFHNSSQFMNHSFGGGGGGLHRR
- a CDS encoding NAD(P)H-dependent flavin oxidoreductase; this translates as MNQWPDTRILDLLGIELPIIQGPMAGATNSSMVIAVCNAGGLGSMPAAMLSIEQLREELKAIRQGTDKPFNVNFFCHQPPAADEQRARDWKNLLEPYYRELGADFDAPTPVSNRAPFDVAACEVLEEFRPEVVSFHFGLPEKSLLNRVKATGAKILSSATNVDEAIWLEQNGCDAIIAMGYEAGGHRGMFLSDDLSSQVGTFALVPQIVDAVKVPVIAAGAIADARGVAAAFMLGASAAQVGTAYLFTPEAKVSASHHKALRTAKDSETAITNLFTGRPARGILNRVMREVGPMSDKAPAFPLAGGALMPLRAKDEADFSNLWAGQAFTLGKELSSAELTRQLAEGALAKLAR